A genomic stretch from Leptospira selangorensis includes:
- the purH gene encoding bifunctional phosphoribosylaminoimidazolecarboxamide formyltransferase/IMP cyclohydrolase, which yields MIKITRALISVSDKTGLIGFAKYLESKGVEIISTGGTLKTLTENGIKAIAIDDYTGFPEILDGRVKTLHPKVHGGLLGVTSKPEHRQKMEELKIPKIDLVVVNLYPFVQTVSKPGVHLDEAIENIDIGGPSMIRSASKNYRHTVVVTDPNDYKTVEESMKVNDGSVDADTSFLLMRKAFSHTAMYDTAISSWFNKLAGEKFPDILNLSFTKKQKLRYGENPHQGAAFYEPLFTKSEFSPLQGKELSFNNMLDFDAAFHISALLPDNTVCIIKHLNPCGIAYADDTLEAFRLAKRTDPISAFGGIIGIKGTVTGELAVLIGETFVEGVIAQKFEPAALEYFSKKPNVRLIEIADFQEALDEMDLRPIHHGILLQDRDYATITEKDLKIVSKKQPTEEDIRGLMFAWSTVKFIKSNAIVYTEENATLGIGAGQMSRVDSVQLGATKALNVGLSVVGSYVASDAFFPFRDGIDAIAKVGAKAIIQPGGSIRDEEVIKAADEHGLIMVFTGMRHFRH from the coding sequence ATGATCAAAATCACTCGCGCCCTTATTTCAGTTAGCGACAAAACAGGACTTATCGGATTCGCTAAGTACCTGGAATCTAAAGGAGTGGAAATCATTTCCACTGGTGGAACCCTCAAAACACTTACCGAAAACGGAATCAAAGCAATCGCAATAGACGATTATACAGGGTTTCCAGAAATTTTGGATGGAAGAGTAAAAACTCTCCACCCTAAGGTCCATGGAGGACTCTTGGGTGTGACCTCCAAACCGGAACACAGACAGAAGATGGAAGAATTAAAAATTCCTAAAATCGATCTGGTAGTTGTGAACTTATATCCGTTCGTGCAGACTGTTTCCAAACCTGGGGTTCATCTGGACGAAGCAATCGAAAATATCGATATCGGCGGACCTTCTATGATCCGTTCCGCTAGTAAAAATTACAGACATACGGTAGTGGTTACGGATCCGAACGATTATAAAACTGTCGAAGAATCCATGAAGGTAAACGATGGTTCCGTGGATGCGGACACTTCTTTCCTTTTAATGAGAAAAGCATTCTCTCATACTGCAATGTATGATACCGCAATCTCTTCTTGGTTCAATAAGCTTGCCGGAGAGAAGTTCCCGGACATCCTGAATCTTTCCTTTACCAAAAAACAAAAACTCAGATACGGAGAAAACCCTCACCAGGGGGCCGCATTCTACGAACCTTTGTTTACCAAAAGCGAATTTTCTCCACTCCAAGGAAAAGAATTATCTTTTAATAATATGTTGGATTTTGATGCGGCATTCCATATCTCCGCACTTCTTCCTGACAATACCGTATGTATCATCAAACATTTGAATCCTTGCGGGATCGCTTACGCGGATGATACACTAGAAGCTTTCCGTCTAGCCAAAAGAACTGATCCTATTTCCGCATTCGGCGGGATTATAGGGATCAAAGGAACGGTCACCGGAGAATTGGCGGTTCTTATCGGAGAGACATTTGTAGAAGGTGTGATCGCTCAGAAATTCGAACCTGCTGCTTTGGAATATTTCTCTAAAAAGCCGAATGTTCGTTTGATTGAGATCGCAGATTTCCAAGAAGCATTGGATGAAATGGATCTCCGACCGATCCATCATGGAATTCTTCTACAAGATAGAGACTATGCAACCATTACGGAAAAAGATCTGAAGATCGTTTCTAAAAAACAACCTACCGAAGAAGATATCAGAGGTTTGATGTTCGCTTGGTCTACCGTAAAATTTATCAAGTCAAACGCGATCGTTTATACGGAAGAGAACGCAACCTTAGGAATTGGCGCAGGGCAAATGTCCAGAGTGGATTCGGTTCAACTGGGTGCAACCAAGGCTCTAAACGTAGGACTTTCAGTTGTAGGTTCTTATGTAGCGAGTGATGCATTCTTCCCTTTCAGAGATGGAATAGATGCGATCGCAAAAGTAGGAGCAAAAGCAATCATCCAACCCGGAGGTTCTATCCGGGACGAAGAAGTGATCAAGGCGGCCGACGAGCATGGGTTGATCATGGTGTTCACCGGCATGAGGCATTTTAGGCATTAA
- a CDS encoding cysteine desulfurase family protein, with translation MKRIKYFDYNATHPPIPGLLTKILEEYEEDFFNPSGPTRFSLARQGKIEEARKVLAKLTGKDPKGFVFTSSGTEADYSLIYFAKQFVKTIAYLSPFEHAAMYSSFRSLGIPYKVLNTDKSGLVSISELESNLKNEPGPVFVLHAGNETGVIQPIQELAEISTKYGMPFYSDLIQSFSKILVPFSVLNGFTFSGHKIGGGLGSSVLWFDPKFLPEGGVFQGGNQENGHRAGTENSPSILALAEATKIQFAEMENKNKRLEYYRNKIESKLKSLGAEIVAENSPRLFSTTFALLPLDDLDFFMMGMEEKGFAVSTGSSCKSRSREAAPSLLAMGYSNEEALRAIRISTGLYTTEEEVDSLLVVLEETILSIR, from the coding sequence ATGAAAAGAATTAAATACTTCGATTATAATGCGACCCATCCTCCTATTCCAGGTTTATTAACTAAGATCTTAGAAGAATATGAGGAAGATTTTTTTAATCCTTCCGGGCCTACTCGATTTTCTTTAGCAAGACAAGGCAAAATTGAAGAAGCTAGAAAAGTATTAGCTAAACTTACAGGAAAAGATCCTAAAGGGTTCGTATTTACATCTTCCGGAACGGAAGCGGATTATTCCCTTATATACTTTGCAAAACAATTTGTTAAAACTATAGCCTATTTATCTCCTTTTGAACATGCCGCCATGTATTCTTCTTTTAGAAGTTTAGGAATTCCTTATAAAGTTTTAAACACCGATAAATCAGGACTTGTCTCGATTTCGGAATTAGAATCCAATCTGAAGAATGAGCCGGGACCTGTATTTGTTCTGCATGCAGGCAATGAAACAGGAGTGATCCAACCGATCCAAGAATTAGCGGAAATTTCCACAAAATATGGAATGCCATTTTATTCCGATCTGATCCAATCATTCTCTAAAATTCTGGTTCCTTTTTCGGTTTTGAACGGATTTACATTCTCCGGACATAAAATCGGCGGTGGATTAGGATCTTCCGTTTTATGGTTCGATCCAAAATTTCTACCGGAAGGCGGAGTCTTCCAAGGAGGAAATCAGGAGAATGGACATAGAGCGGGTACGGAAAATTCTCCTTCTATTTTAGCTTTGGCAGAAGCGACAAAAATACAATTCGCCGAAATGGAGAATAAAAACAAAAGATTGGAATATTACAGAAATAAGATAGAATCCAAACTCAAAAGTTTAGGTGCAGAGATTGTCGCGGAAAATTCTCCAAGACTATTTTCCACAACATTTGCACTACTTCCCTTGGACGATCTTGACTTTTTTATGATGGGAATGGAAGAGAAAGGATTTGCAGTTTCTACAGGATCTTCTTGTAAATCTAGATCAAGAGAAGCGGCTCCTTCCTTATTAGCAATGGGCTATTCTAATGAAGAAGCTTTGAGAGCGATCCGTATCTCTACCGGTCTATATACTACGGAAGAAGAAGTGGATTCTCTTTTGGTTGTTCTAGAAGAAACAATTCTTTCTATTCGCTAA
- the fsa gene encoding fructose-6-phosphate aldolase, translating into MELYLDTANVDEIKEIASYGLLDGVTTNPSLIAKSGRSFKEVIKEICAIVPGPVSAEVLATKHEDMLKEADELVKIAPNVVIKVPLIPEGLKTVVKLTEKGIPTNVTLCFSAPQALLAAKAGATYISPFIGRVDDTSWDGMELISEIREIYDNYGYETKILAASIRGPIHLKESALRGADCATMPISAYQQLFKHPLTDIGLEKFLEDAKKLKW; encoded by the coding sequence GTGGAATTATATTTAGATACAGCCAATGTGGACGAGATCAAAGAGATCGCGTCCTACGGTCTTTTGGACGGAGTTACTACAAACCCATCACTGATCGCTAAGTCAGGTCGTAGCTTTAAAGAAGTGATCAAAGAGATCTGTGCGATCGTACCTGGTCCTGTAAGTGCGGAAGTACTCGCAACCAAACATGAGGACATGTTAAAAGAAGCAGACGAATTAGTAAAGATCGCTCCAAACGTGGTCATCAAAGTTCCTTTAATTCCGGAAGGATTAAAAACTGTAGTAAAACTGACTGAGAAAGGAATTCCTACAAACGTAACTCTTTGTTTTTCCGCACCTCAAGCACTTCTCGCAGCAAAAGCGGGAGCAACTTATATTTCTCCATTTATCGGTCGCGTAGACGATACATCTTGGGATGGAATGGAACTTATCTCCGAGATCAGAGAGATTTATGATAACTACGGTTACGAAACTAAAATTTTAGCTGCTTCCATTAGAGGACCAATCCATTTGAAAGAGTCCGCTCTTCGTGGAGCTGATTGCGCGACTATGCCGATTTCCGCTTATCAGCAGTTATTCAAACATCCGTTAACTGATATCGGTTTGGAAAAATTCTTAGAAGACGCTAAGAAACTGAAGTGGTGA
- a CDS encoding deoxyguanosinetriphosphate triphosphohydrolase, producing MQKNRNQIIQAENSLLAGYAVLQDETGGREYKEEEHPYRIPFQRDRDRVVHSSAFKRLQYKTQVFVYSVGENYRNRLTHTLEVAGISRTIASALGLNSLLAETIALAHDLGHTPFGHAGQDMLSDLMGEFGGFEHNKQSVRIVTILETRYPEFPGLNLSKETLKGMMKHGAEYDGSMLGKERKNEGPSLEAQCADVADEIAYTSHDIDDGLEMGYLKAEDLDSLSLWAETSEMVKGKFPKLDGKVFVRTIIRELTNSMVSNMISTIESRISDWKISNRSDLNLAYQEGKRIATYEPSYGEKVRELKSFLYKTLYRHPSVVVTSDKGRDMIETLFFHFRKQPDSIPETYKRRIQKEGLERCVCDYVAGMTDRYAEEMASSLGK from the coding sequence GTGCAAAAAAACAGAAACCAGATTATCCAAGCCGAAAATTCTCTACTAGCAGGGTATGCAGTTTTGCAGGACGAAACTGGCGGAAGAGAATACAAGGAAGAAGAACACCCGTACCGTATCCCTTTCCAGAGAGATAGAGATAGGGTAGTTCATTCAAGTGCATTCAAAAGATTACAATATAAGACCCAAGTATTCGTTTATTCGGTAGGGGAGAATTATCGTAATCGACTCACTCACACTCTAGAAGTTGCAGGGATTTCTAGAACGATCGCCTCAGCATTAGGGCTCAACTCTTTACTTGCAGAAACGATTGCACTCGCTCATGATCTAGGGCATACACCTTTCGGACATGCAGGCCAGGATATGCTTTCCGACCTAATGGGAGAATTCGGCGGGTTCGAACATAATAAACAATCGGTTCGAATTGTTACTATATTAGAGACACGTTATCCGGAATTCCCTGGACTCAATCTTTCCAAAGAGACCTTAAAAGGAATGATGAAACATGGGGCGGAATATGACGGCTCTATGTTGGGAAAAGAAAGAAAAAACGAAGGTCCAAGTTTAGAAGCACAATGCGCAGATGTAGCGGACGAGATCGCATACACAAGCCATGATATCGATGACGGTTTGGAAATGGGTTATCTAAAAGCGGAAGATCTGGATTCTCTTTCTCTCTGGGCAGAAACTTCTGAAATGGTAAAAGGTAAGTTCCCTAAACTAGATGGGAAAGTTTTTGTTCGTACAATCATTCGGGAACTAACGAATAGTATGGTCTCTAATATGATCTCGACAATTGAATCCAGGATATCTGATTGGAAAATTTCAAATCGTTCTGATCTGAACCTTGCCTACCAAGAAGGAAAAAGGATCGCGACCTATGAACCATCTTATGGAGAAAAGGTCAGGGAATTAAAATCTTTTCTGTACAAAACGTTGTATAGACATCCTTCCGTTGTAGTCACAAGCGATAAAGGAAGAGATATGATAGAAACATTATTCTTTCATTTTAGAAAGCAGCCTGATTCTATTCCGGAAACCTATAAGAGAAGGATCCAAAAAGAAGGTCTGGAAAGATGTGTATGCGACTACGTGGCCGGAATGACCGACAGATACGCAGAAGAAATGGCATCCAGTCTAGGAAAATAA
- a CDS encoding tetratricopeptide repeat protein, protein MKHASIIPILLVSVLDAGSLFASPQNTDSVFVCRDVDSSGRAKSVWPAYYYSLGLENLNKARNSEGRERTEEIIEAVRNFQDYIRCSESVGVPVSAVFRWNKALAHYYLGQWKDAVSELDLAEKSDPNFRESYILKGTILLNSGEYEKAATYLESHLSKFSEDPDFYYLLSSAELALKNDAKSVLYLSSLRDLIKQKDSNPKYPEFVYLSLGKTYFALGQNTKALFYISGYLEMRPENWEIRFLLAKILDQLGKFSQAKKQLQRILQEIQGNSSVELMLGEMYFIESRSMAAGYFEDLKKKGKLNKDGVLFGLYSVLNSKYSDARRILFPLKERFPKRLSIRLGVLEIQKRDPNINKKEYIRELVEVASIALQSQLTTLAETLLLESIKITEEEKLDPRILAEQYDFLAGVYEQSGSVFRSIISVRKAIQFTSSPEDSKKYELHLAFLLRGNPPGKVQESEEIIQNILKNDPNNHYAYYLLGIVLFQSEKLEQSRGAFEQAIRLEPKSSVYHFYRASTLEKLGRLPEMEADLRKSMELDPENPIAYNYLGYHYSEKGIRLDEALDLIRKAVELAPDNEAYQDSLGWIYYKKGRVDEALLHLNLAFQILQDKNEYDPTICEHLGDVHHERREFADARRFWEKSETLFQKKEDKVRIREKLERLRTNPVSNKS, encoded by the coding sequence ATGAAACACGCAAGCATTATTCCGATCCTTCTGGTATCCGTGCTGGATGCAGGCAGTTTATTTGCTTCTCCCCAAAATACTGACTCCGTTTTTGTATGTAGGGATGTTGATTCTTCCGGAAGGGCTAAATCCGTTTGGCCGGCCTATTATTATTCTCTCGGTTTAGAGAATTTGAATAAGGCCAGAAACTCTGAAGGAAGAGAAAGAACGGAAGAAATCATAGAAGCAGTCCGAAATTTCCAAGATTATATTCGATGTTCTGAATCTGTAGGAGTTCCTGTTTCCGCAGTATTCCGTTGGAATAAGGCACTCGCACATTATTACTTGGGCCAATGGAAAGACGCGGTTTCCGAACTAGACTTGGCTGAAAAGTCAGATCCTAATTTTAGGGAATCCTATATTTTAAAAGGAACTATTCTTTTAAACAGCGGAGAATATGAAAAGGCCGCTACTTATTTAGAATCTCATCTGAGTAAGTTTTCAGAAGATCCTGATTTTTATTATTTATTAAGTTCAGCAGAGCTTGCTCTGAAAAATGATGCAAAATCTGTTTTGTATTTAAGTTCTCTTCGTGATCTGATCAAACAAAAAGATTCCAATCCGAAATATCCTGAATTCGTATATTTATCTTTGGGAAAAACATACTTTGCCTTAGGCCAAAATACGAAGGCGCTCTTTTATATTTCAGGTTATCTGGAGATGAGGCCTGAAAATTGGGAGATCCGATTTCTTCTCGCAAAAATTTTAGACCAGTTAGGAAAGTTTTCCCAGGCCAAAAAACAATTACAAAGAATTCTACAAGAGATCCAGGGAAATTCCTCGGTGGAATTGATGCTCGGAGAGATGTATTTTATAGAAAGTAGATCTATGGCGGCAGGTTATTTTGAGGATCTAAAGAAAAAAGGAAAACTGAATAAGGACGGGGTCCTATTCGGGCTTTATTCCGTACTGAATTCCAAATACTCTGATGCAAGAAGGATACTTTTCCCATTAAAAGAAAGATTTCCGAAAAGGTTGTCTATTCGACTCGGGGTTTTGGAGATCCAAAAAAGAGATCCAAATATTAATAAAAAAGAATATATCCGTGAATTGGTAGAAGTAGCTTCGATCGCACTGCAATCCCAATTAACCACACTCGCGGAAACATTACTTCTGGAATCTATCAAGATTACGGAAGAGGAAAAATTAGATCCAAGAATTCTCGCAGAACAATATGACTTTTTAGCCGGAGTCTACGAACAATCCGGTTCTGTATTTAGATCCATCATTTCCGTTCGTAAAGCGATCCAATTTACATCTTCTCCAGAAGATTCCAAAAAGTATGAATTACATCTTGCATTCTTGCTCAGAGGAAATCCTCCGGGAAAGGTCCAGGAATCGGAAGAGATCATCCAAAATATTCTTAAAAATGACCCGAATAATCATTATGCGTATTATCTTTTAGGAATTGTTCTATTCCAATCCGAAAAGTTGGAACAAAGTAGAGGTGCATTCGAACAAGCAATTCGATTGGAACCAAAATCTTCCGTGTATCATTTTTACAGGGCTTCTACTTTAGAAAAATTAGGAAGGCTTCCTGAAATGGAAGCGGATCTTCGTAAGTCTATGGAACTAGATCCTGAAAATCCGATCGCTTATAATTATTTAGGTTATCATTATTCCGAAAAAGGAATCCGTCTGGATGAGGCACTCGATCTTATCCGAAAAGCAGTAGAACTTGCTCCTGATAATGAAGCCTACCAAGATAGTTTGGGTTGGATCTATTATAAAAAGGGTAGAGTAGATGAGGCTTTATTACATTTGAATCTTGCCTTCCAAATTTTGCAGGATAAAAACGAATACGATCCTACAATTTGTGAACATTTAGGTGATGTTCATCATGAAAGAAGAGAATTTGCGGATGCCAGAAGATTCTGGGAAAAATCAGAAACTCTTTTCCAAAAGAAGGAAGACAAAGTTCGAATTCGAGAAAAATTGGAGAGGTTAAGAACGAATCCGGTCTCAAATAAATCTTAA
- a CDS encoding molecular chaperone DnaJ has protein sequence MEDGDLLSRALDFYGLPKKFDANLVRSRFRELSRKYHPDSGEYETDILFKELVQLRDVLLSSLQNDPFVILENSKEDPEGFQFYKLAKQKAAQAIEKYFQFTDGNPVYLKKEDNPALLRLREELETAKNELEGFLEKFPKSIWKEDTETTLKKINVWFKD, from the coding sequence TTGGAAGACGGGGACCTGCTAAGCCGTGCCCTGGACTTTTACGGACTCCCCAAAAAATTCGACGCAAATCTAGTCCGGAGCAGATTCCGGGAACTCTCTCGTAAATATCATCCGGATTCAGGCGAATACGAAACGGATATTTTATTCAAGGAATTGGTCCAACTGAGGGATGTTTTACTTTCTTCCCTACAAAATGACCCTTTTGTAATTTTAGAAAATTCTAAAGAAGATCCGGAAGGATTTCAGTTTTATAAACTAGCCAAACAAAAAGCCGCGCAAGCGATCGAAAAATATTTTCAGTTCACCGATGGAAATCCGGTATATCTCAAAAAGGAAGACAATCCTGCGCTTCTACGTTTAAGAGAGGAATTAGAAACGGCTAAAAATGAATTAGAAGGGTTCTTGGAAAAGTTTCCCAAAAGTATCTGGAAAGAAGATACCGAAACTACTCTTAAAAAGATAAACGTCTGGTTTAAAGATTAA
- the purN gene encoding phosphoribosylglycinamide formyltransferase, with protein sequence MASLIPKPRKKLVFLASGRGSNLEAVLQVIQKGKIPGNPAFLVTDNPEAPSIQIAARHNVPAKILDFKSYSKKEEYHLDLLRTLEEISPDLIVACGYMRILKPEIIRAFRNRIINIHPSLLPSFTGLHAQKQAFDYGVKFAGCTAHFVDEGVDSGPIILQGVVKIEEGMTERELTLAILKEEHKILPLAVKHFCEDRLLIKDRKVSIL encoded by the coding sequence TTGGCAAGCCTGATTCCCAAACCCAGAAAAAAGCTTGTCTTTTTGGCCTCCGGGCGGGGGAGCAACCTAGAAGCTGTCCTTCAGGTAATCCAAAAGGGAAAAATCCCCGGAAATCCGGCTTTTTTAGTCACTGATAACCCTGAGGCCCCTTCTATCCAGATCGCTGCCCGCCATAATGTCCCGGCCAAAATTTTAGACTTCAAATCTTATTCCAAAAAAGAAGAATACCATCTGGACCTTCTCCGCACCCTGGAAGAGATCTCTCCGGATCTGATCGTGGCCTGCGGGTATATGAGAATCCTTAAGCCGGAAATCATCCGAGCCTTTCGTAATAGGATTATCAATATACATCCTTCTCTGCTTCCTTCCTTTACCGGTTTGCATGCTCAAAAACAGGCATTCGATTATGGAGTGAAGTTCGCGGGTTGCACCGCTCATTTTGTGGACGAGGGTGTGGATTCAGGTCCTATCATTTTGCAGGGAGTTGTTAAAATCGAGGAAGGAATGACCGAAAGAGAATTGACTCTTGCCATTCTCAAAGAGGAACATAAAATCCTGCCCCTCGCGGTTAAACACTTCTGCGAAGATCGGCTCCTCATTAAAGACAGGAAGGTCTCAATCCTCTAG
- a CDS encoding LIC11661 family lipoprotein: protein MSRFFSTLLFIFSLFSCYNYSTNRIVTTPPTLVGITLIGTGVYELRLRAGNPEAFFSGYTLYTGSTSDASRNPADFSSGKACQLPLNLLPNQPKEYSIEVNPTAGPLAVPGAGENTNRVCKIVATLNSGDYLTLRSSVISLDLNSGTKDIYVFSMPSNTLQVP, encoded by the coding sequence ATGAGCAGATTCTTCTCTACCTTACTATTCATCTTTTCCTTATTCTCTTGTTATAATTATTCCACGAATCGGATTGTAACCACTCCACCTACCTTGGTAGGAATTACTTTGATCGGTACCGGAGTATATGAACTCAGACTGAGAGCCGGAAATCCGGAAGCATTTTTTAGCGGTTATACTTTATATACTGGAAGTACTTCGGACGCATCTAGGAACCCTGCCGATTTTTCTTCCGGAAAAGCATGCCAACTTCCTTTGAACTTACTTCCAAACCAACCAAAAGAATATTCTATAGAAGTAAATCCGACTGCAGGTCCACTTGCAGTTCCCGGAGCAGGAGAAAATACAAACAGAGTATGTAAGATTGTGGCTACTTTAAATTCGGGAGATTACTTAACTCTTAGATCCTCTGTGATCTCTTTGGATTTAAATAGTGGAACAAAAGATATTTATGTATTCTCCATGCCTTCGAATACATTACAAGTTCCTTAA
- the fliS gene encoding flagellar export chaperone FliS, with translation MSLARKSTASVEQYKSNEISTVSQGRLIVMLYEGAIRFLNVAIENNTPRKYDVVNNNILKAQEIVTELMLALNMENGGEVANNLLGIYVYIKKRLLEANMKKDSEILSEIIKYLEDLKLAWEEIEKKEKTSSVVPMPSAGSRGTGLSLQG, from the coding sequence ATGTCACTTGCTAGAAAATCGACGGCGTCCGTCGAACAGTATAAATCCAATGAAATTTCTACTGTGAGTCAGGGCCGGCTTATCGTGATGTTATATGAAGGAGCAATTCGCTTCCTGAACGTTGCCATCGAGAATAATACACCCCGCAAGTACGACGTGGTGAATAATAATATCCTAAAAGCCCAAGAGATAGTGACTGAGCTAATGCTTGCCCTCAATATGGAAAACGGGGGAGAGGTTGCAAACAACCTTCTTGGCATTTACGTTTATATTAAAAAGCGCTTATTAGAAGCCAATATGAAGAAGGACAGCGAGATCCTTTCCGAAATCATCAAATATCTGGAAGACCTAAAACTTGCTTGGGAAGAAATTGAGAAGAAGGAAAAAACTTCTTCCGTGGTCCCTATGCCTTCCGCCGGTTCTAGAGGAACTGGACTTTCCCTCCAAGGTTAA
- a CDS encoding HNH endonuclease, producing MDVLTQPVLVLNATYVPVAIRTVKDAVILLILRKAELIRDEKGLFIRSEKLKFTTPRIILLTDYYKVPKRKHKLSRENIFLRDDHECVYCKRKLPSSKLTLDHVIPKSRWEEIPREKKPKDYHTWENLVTACRDCNSKKGNKLLQELKWEVPENRSTNKRRFPQFSVSTQLVEKFGWADYIRS from the coding sequence ATGGATGTTCTAACCCAACCTGTGTTGGTGCTGAACGCGACCTATGTCCCGGTTGCGATCCGAACCGTTAAAGACGCCGTAATCCTTCTAATTCTCAGAAAAGCAGAACTCATTCGAGACGAAAAAGGCCTATTTATCAGGTCTGAAAAACTTAAATTCACAACTCCTAGGATCATCCTACTTACAGACTATTATAAGGTCCCTAAACGTAAGCATAAACTCTCTAGAGAAAATATATTCTTGAGGGATGATCACGAATGTGTGTATTGCAAACGTAAACTGCCTTCTTCCAAACTTACCTTAGATCATGTAATCCCTAAAAGTCGTTGGGAAGAGATCCCTCGGGAAAAAAAACCAAAGGACTATCATACCTGGGAAAATCTGGTCACTGCCTGCAGGGACTGCAATAGCAAAAAAGGAAACAAACTTCTGCAAGAACTCAAGTGGGAAGTACCTGAAAATCGGTCGACAAACAAGAGACGTTTTCCACAATTTTCAGTATCCACCCAATTGGTCGAAAAATTCGGCTGGGCGGACTATATACGCAGCTAA
- a CDS encoding enoyl-CoA hydratase/isomerase family protein — protein MLDVEKNGHILELYIKTNETNSLGREFFRKFKEVLEQAENDRSVKSILLSGRNDKFFSNGFDPEIFVGKNLEEIKEVLREALGACGRVLFSPKPVVCAMNGHSMGVGAVIAIFSDYRILVEKKGRLGFPESLIGINFPSTAGTVLKDLVGMKTARDLLYSGRGLKADEAVQVGLVEESATPEDIIPKARKWCSQFQDMAMESVVGVKIALRDSQRLLADTLEKRDVDLLAQAIASSNGQEGMKSIQERRRPVFT, from the coding sequence ATGTTAGACGTAGAGAAAAACGGTCATATTTTAGAACTTTATATAAAAACAAACGAGACCAATTCTTTAGGAAGAGAGTTTTTCCGCAAATTTAAGGAAGTGCTCGAACAGGCGGAAAACGATAGATCCGTTAAGTCTATTCTTCTTTCCGGAAGAAATGATAAGTTTTTTTCCAATGGATTCGATCCTGAGATTTTCGTAGGTAAAAATCTGGAAGAAATTAAAGAAGTTCTCAGAGAAGCACTCGGTGCCTGCGGAAGAGTTTTATTCTCTCCTAAACCCGTTGTTTGTGCAATGAATGGACACTCTATGGGAGTGGGTGCAGTTATTGCTATATTCTCCGATTATAGAATTTTAGTGGAGAAAAAAGGAAGACTAGGTTTTCCGGAGTCTTTGATCGGTATTAATTTTCCATCCACAGCAGGAACAGTTTTAAAAGATCTAGTCGGAATGAAAACTGCAAGAGATCTTTTGTATAGCGGAAGAGGCCTAAAAGCGGACGAAGCTGTTCAAGTAGGACTTGTGGAAGAATCTGCAACTCCGGAAGATATTATTCCGAAAGCAAGAAAATGGTGCTCTCAATTCCAAGACATGGCAATGGAATCAGTAGTAGGCGTCAAAATTGCTCTTAGAGATTCTCAACGTTTGCTTGCTGACACTTTAGAAAAAAGAGATGTGGATCTTCTTGCGCAAGCAATCGCTAGTTCTAATGGTCAGGAAGGAATGAAGTCTATCCAGGAAAGAAGACGTCCAGTCTTTACCTAA
- a CDS encoding DedA family protein: MDLVNIPDLVNFFSRFGNEFAYLAVFSTLILCGFGLPIPEDISLVSGGVLAGLGYANEHVMFGVGMAGVLVGDGSVFLLGRVFGEKVLQIPFIAKFLTPERFSKVQEKFSQYGNWVVFMARFMPGLRMPIYLTAGTSDRISFFRFLFLDMFAAAISVPIWVYLGHYGAKNLDQLSSLVHQGQITIFALLGILVLGLILYFTIKKKRSGK; encoded by the coding sequence ATGGATCTAGTTAATATCCCGGATTTAGTCAATTTTTTTTCCCGCTTTGGGAATGAGTTCGCTTACTTAGCGGTTTTCTCCACTCTTATTCTTTGTGGTTTCGGTCTTCCGATTCCGGAGGATATCTCCCTGGTTTCCGGCGGAGTTCTAGCTGGTTTAGGATACGCTAACGAACATGTAATGTTCGGTGTAGGTATGGCCGGAGTTCTTGTAGGAGACGGTTCTGTATTTTTACTCGGAAGAGTTTTTGGTGAGAAGGTACTACAAATTCCTTTTATCGCCAAATTTTTAACCCCGGAAAGATTTTCCAAAGTTCAGGAGAAGTTTTCCCAATACGGAAATTGGGTCGTTTTTATGGCTAGGTTCATGCCTGGGCTTAGGATGCCAATCTATCTAACGGCTGGAACCTCAGATCGTATCTCCTTCTTTCGGTTTTTGTTTTTGGATATGTTCGCCGCTGCGATTTCGGTTCCGATCTGGGTTTATCTAGGCCATTATGGTGCAAAAAATTTGGACCAGCTTAGCAGCTTGGTCCACCAAGGACAAATTACAATCTTTGCATTATTAGGAATTCTTGTATTAGGCCTCATTCTATATTTCACGATCAAAAAGAAACGTTCCGGGAAATAA